A window of the Loxodonta africana isolate mLoxAfr1 chromosome 3, mLoxAfr1.hap2, whole genome shotgun sequence genome harbors these coding sequences:
- the LOC100668423 gene encoding olfactory receptor 7G1-like, giving the protein MEPRNQTGVSEFLLLALTEDPEAQPLLFSLFLSMYLVTVLGNLLIILAVSSDPHLDTPMYFFLSNLSFTDICFSTTTIPKMLVNLQAQNQSITYAGCLTQAYFVLIFASLESFLLSVMAYDRYVAICHPLRYTAIVNPHFCGLLSLASLLFSILDALLHSLMLLRLSFCTDLEIPYFFCEVVQVIKVACSETLINNIILYFAASILGVLPFSGIIFSYTQIVSSILRIPSAGGKYKAFSTCGSHLSVVCLFYGTAFGAYVSTTFTHSSRKTAVASMLYTVVTPMMNPFIYSLRNRDMKRALRSIIRYTPAFQ; this is encoded by the coding sequence ATGGAACCTAGAAACCAAACAGGTGTTTCAGAATTCCTTCTCCTGGCACTGACAGAGGATCCGGAAGCACAGCCTCTCCTTTTTAGCCTCTTTCTGTCCATGTATCTGGTCACTGTCCTGGGAAACCTACTCATCATCCTGGCTGTCAGCTCTGACCCCCACCTcgacacccccatgtacttctttctttccaatctctcctttactgacatctgtttcagcaccaccacgatcccaaagatgctggtgaacctcCAAGCACAGAATCAGAGCATCACTTATGCAGGATGCCTCACCCAGGCCTACTTTGTCCTGATTTTTGCTAGTTTGGaaagttttcttctttcagtaatggcctatgaccgctatgtggccatttgtcacCCACTGAGATACACAGCTATCGTAAATCCCCACTTCTGTGGCCTGCTGAGTCTAGCCTCCTTGCTCTTTAGCATTTTGGATGCCCTGCTCCACAGTCTGATGTTGTTGCGACTGTCCTTCTGCACAGACCTGGAAATTCCTTACTTCTTCTGTGAAGTTGTTCAGGTCATCAAAGTTGCCTGTTCTGAAACCCTCATCAATAACATCATCTTATATTTTGCAGCTAGCATACTGGGTGTTCTTCCTTtctctggaatcattttctcTTATACTCAAATTGTCTCTTCCATTCTGAGAATACCTTCAGCAGGTGGAAAGTATAAAGCTTTTTCTACCTGTGGGTCTCACCTTTCAGTTGTTTGCTTGTTCTACGGGACAGCTTTTGGTGCGTATGTAAGTACGACATTTACACACTCTTCCAGGAAGACTGCAGTAGCTTCAATGCTGTACACTGTAGTAACTCCCATGATGAACCCCTTcatctacagcctgagaaacAGGGACATGAAGAGAGCCTTGAGGAGCATTATCAGGTACACACCTGCTTTTCAGTGA